One part of the Musa acuminata AAA Group cultivar baxijiao chromosome BXJ1-5, Cavendish_Baxijiao_AAA, whole genome shotgun sequence genome encodes these proteins:
- the LOC135673025 gene encoding uncharacterized protein LOC135673025: MEDDDKHEKSLIDSSTPETSATDPSDALGEGEGCLSVAIKSVNVSEEGAELQGENLRDGLNQHEYETEKHDQSTEHQVHESRNLDIKDLKEVKHGSEEVFVEEKETDPVFDGTETPELEANLEFSSQTFDLDPDVQVNAWPEKAVALKNFVKEKGSIAVSTVLRRLSGKNDEGTADTDEKTEGSVKHDNGSSDPRQKEVSQKVRDQSAWNPLNFIKIGRNVVTDSKTGHVEDTVFGCSTDGPTMRGRIMVYTRLGCQDCKRVRSLFRQKRLRFVEINIDIFPTRKFELEKITGSSAVPKVLFNDFLVGGLTELETMNDSGQLDEKIKGIFSEEPPPTAPLPPLPGEDDESGSGKVDELASVVRKMKESIILKDRFYKMRRFSICFLGSEAVDFLSDDQYLEREEAVEFGRKLVSQHFFRHVLDENIFEDGNHLYRFLEHDPVIMTQCYNIPRGMFEVKPKPVTEIASRLRFLSYAIIEAYMSEDGKHVDYWRIHSCEEFKRYLRIIEELQRVDLESLSREEKLAFFINLYNMMAIHAILTWGHPVGALERRKFFGDFKYVIGGCAYSLSAIHNGILRGNQRPPYNLTKPFGQKDKRLKVALPYPEPLVHFALVCGTRSGPALRCYSPGNLDKELMEAARDFIRNGGVSVDAEAKVASVTKILQWYSMDFGKNELEVLKHAVNYLDPAESEEILELLSKTPMKVIYQPYDWGLND; encoded by the exons ATGGAGGACGACGACAAACATGAGAAGAGTTTGATTGACTCATCAACCCCTGAGACTTCTGCAACTGATCCAAGTGATGCtcttggagagggtgaaggatgcCTATCAGTTGCTATTAAATCTGTGAATGTTAGTGAAGAAGGTGCTGAACTTCAGGGTGAGAACCTACGTGACGGGTTGAATCAGCACGAATATGAAACGGAAAAGCATGATCAAAGCACAGAGCATCAGGTTCATGAAAgtagaaatttggatataaaGGATTTAAAAGAAGTAAAACATGGTTCAGAGGAAGTTTTTGTTGAAGAGAAGGAAACAGACCCTGTTTTTGACGGAACCGAGACTCCTGAACTAGAAGCAAATTTGGAATTTTCAAGTCAAACTTTTGATCTTGATCCAGATGTGCAAGTCAATGCTTGGCCTGAAAAAGCCGTTGCACTGAAAAACTTTGTCAAGGAAAAGGGCTCTATTGCTGTTTCCACAGTGCTTCGTCGCCTTTCTGGGAAAAATGATGAAGGGACTGCTGACACAGATGAAAAAACTGAAGGTTCTGTAAAACATGATAATGGAAGTTCTGATCCCAGACAGAAAGAGGTCTCACAGAAAGTAAGAGACCAATCAGCATGGAACCCTCTAAACTTTATCAAGATTGGGCGTAATGTGGTCACTGATAGCAAAACTGGGCATGTCGAGGACACTGTTTTTGGATGTTCCACCGATGGGCCGACCATGAGGGGCAGAATTATGGTGTATACAAGGCTGGGTTGCCAAGATTGCAAACGAGTTAGGTCTTTATTTCGTCAGAAGAGACTAAGATTTGTTGAAATCAACATAGATATATTCCCTACTAGAAAGTTTGAGTTAGAGAAAATCACAGGATCTTCTGCTGTTCCAAAGGTGTTGTTTAATGATTTTCTTGTTGGGGGATTAACTGAACTTGAGACTATGAATGATTCAGGACAGCTTGATGagaaaattaaaggtattttCAGTGAAGAACCTCCACCTACAGCTCCTTTGCCACCATTGCCTGGTGAAGATGATGAATCTGGCAGTGGAAAGGTTGATGAGTTGGCCTCAGTTGTCAGGAAAATGAAAGAGTCAATCATTCTTAAAGACAGATTCTACAAGATGCGAAGGTTTAGCATTTGTTTTCTTGGGTCTGAAGCTGTGGATTTTCTGTCTGACGATCAGTATTTGGAAAGAGAAGAG GCAGTGGAATTTGGAAGAAAGCTTGTCAGCCAACACTTTTTCCGGCATGTTTTGGA TGAGAACATATTTGAGGATGGAAACCACTTGTATCGGTTTTTGGAGCATGATCCAGTCATCATGACTCAATGTTACAATATTCCAAGGGGCATGTTCGAAGTTAAACCCAAGCCTGTCACTGAAATAGCATCAAGGTTGAGGTTTCTATCTTATGCAATCATTGAAGCATACATGTCTGAAGATGGAAAGCATGTTGATTACTGgagaatccatagttgtgaggaaTTCAAAAG GTATTTGAGAATAATTGAAGAGCTTCAGAGGGTGGATTTAGAATCCTTGTCACGGGAAGAAAAGCTTGCTTTCTTCATTAACCTCTATAACATGATGGCCATCCATGCAATATTGACGTGGGGTCATCCTGTTGGGGCTTTGGAAAGGAGAAAGTTCTTTGGTGATTTTAAATACGTCATTGGGGGTTGTGCCTATTCGCTATCAGCCATCCACAATGGAATCTTGAGGGGAAATCAACGGCCACCATACAATCTCACCAAGCCTTTTGGACAGAAAGACAAACGCTTAAAG GTTGCTCTTCCATACCCAGAACCATTGGTTCACTTTGCCTTGGTGTGTGGCACAAGATCTGGGCCTGCACTTAGGTGCTACTCACCAGGAAATCTCGACAAGGAACTGATGGAGGCTGCCCGTGATTTCATAAGGAACGGAGGAGTGTCTGTGGATGCTGAAGCCAAGGTAGCATCCGTAACCAAGATCTTGCAGTG GTATAGCATGGATTTTGGAAAAAATGAGCTCGAGGTACTCAAGCATGCAGTGAACTACTTGGATCCGGCAGAATCCGAGGAGATCTTGGAATTGCTTTCAAAAACTCCGATGAAGGTAATATATCAACCCTATGACTGGGGCCTGAATGATTAG